The Anopheles moucheti chromosome 3, idAnoMoucSN_F20_07, whole genome shotgun sequence genome contains the following window.
TGAACTGTCCAAACGATTACTTAGTCTTAGTTTAAGATCTATTGATCCTTTCAAATAGCGAACAACTCTTCGTAATTCAGTCCAATCTCGCTGTGTAGGATTGGCGAGTTTACGACTAAAAATTGAGACTGATGCCGCAATATCAGGTCTACTATTACATGCAACATATAATAACTTTTCAATAAGCTTTTGATATTCGTGATTATTTGGAAGTGGCTTATCTTCTTCGGTTGGCTTCAGAAATCCTACATCGATAGGAATTTGTGATGTTTTTGCATCTTGTAGTCCTGTTGATTTCAATTTGTCCTCAATATATCTACGCTGAGAAATATGATAATCACCATTTCTATCACATTCTACCTCTATGCCAACATAATTTTTAACTTCTCTTAAGTTGACCACCTCAAAATTCCTCTTTAGTGTCTTGCTTATGGatgacaaattattttcatcttCGCTGGCTATTATTAAATCATCTACATAGACTAATACATAGCACCATTTGCCATTTTCTTGTCTTTTATATAAGCATTGATCCGCTTCGCTCCTTTTGAACCCATCACCTTCTAAAACTTGATGCAATTTGATGTTCCATGAGCGAGCACTCTGTTTCAAACCATAAATGCTGTGTTTCAAACGAAAGACCTTGCTTTCTTGCAGTTAACAATAAAACTTGACGACTGTTTCATATATAACTCCTCCTCAAGGTCTCCGTTTAAAAATGCAGTCTTTATGTCATATTGTCGCACAATCATTTTATGTTTAGCTGCTACAGACATCAGTGCCCTAAATGTCGTTTGACGAACGACTGGtgcaaacacttcatcatattcAATTCCATATTTTTGATGAAATCCTTGAGCTACAAGACGAGCCTTGTACCTATAAATCTTATCTTTTGATGTTTTCTTTAACGTGTATACCCATTTGCAACCTAACACCTTCTTACCTTTTGGGACATCGACTAGCTCCCAGGTATCTTACGTTTCATGGCCCCGAGCTCTTCATGCATTGCCTTTCTCCAATTGCTGCTATCAGGACTCGCCAGCGCTTCTGCTAGAGTTTTCGGCTCCTCCTGAAACTCAGTTTCagccagaaaagcataccgcATCGGCAGTTTTCCTTGGGTTGTACGCTTTGATCTCCTCAGCATCTCTTCATCTGCTACAGGAGCATCTTCCCATTCGTACTGATCGCTAGTGTCAGTTGTAGTAGAATCGATTGACACTTCATCTGGATCTACATCTGAATCAGCAGTTAGCTCTTCGTCTGTTGTTGATTCGAACAACGGAATGGGAATCTCGTTATCTTCCGACGTGgcatttgtattattttgcatttgtATCTGTTCGTTGCATTGCAAAAATTGTACATCTCGACTAATCGTTATCTTTGATGTCAACACGTCTACTAGTCGGTAGGCCTTCGAATCTTCACTGTATCCCATAAGTTTGAGTTTTCTTGCCTTTGATCAAGCTTACCACGTTTTTCATTTGGGATATGGCAATACACATCAGCACCGAAAGAACGTATATAATTCATATTTGGCTTAACTCCATGCCAAAGATCATATGGTGTTGCAGATATAGTACGAGAAGGAAAACGATTCTGCAAATAATTTGCAGTAACTACGGCTTCACCCCAATATCCATCCTGCAATCCTGCCTGGAACAACATACAGCGGGCCATTTCAACCAAATATCTATTCTTTCGCTCAGCTGTTCCGTTCTGTTGCGGCGAATACGGTGCGGTGAATTGTCTAACAATACCGTTCTGTTTcagaaaatatttgaaattttctCCAGTATACTCAACACCATTGTCCGATCTAAACACTTTTGGCTTCTTTCCAAATTTAGTTTTCACTATTTCGACATACTCTCGAAATTTGTCCAGTACTTCCGATTTACGATGAATAACATAAACGACCGTATACTTTGAAAAATCGTCTATAAACGTTAAGAAATATTTCTATTTCCTCCTAATGACTCATTAGGCATAGGACCGCATACATCCGAATGAATCAGTACCATTACTTCAGTAGTCTTACTGTTCGACACCTTTGGAAATGTCACGCGATGCATTTTACCACGTATACACACCTCACACACATCTCAACATTTACATGATctaaatttcatttccattcattcattcattcattcattcatttgttCTGTTGGCAGTGTAGTAGCAATACTCCACTGATACGGGAGTGGATCCGAAGCTTCTAGAAAGATAACATAGGCTCTCCATTTCTTACTCTCACCCAATACGTCCCCGGCGTACAGAACGGTAACATGTTTCTCCAATATCTGAGCTTGGGTATACGGGGAAACCCAACCCCTTGGGAGGATGGGTGATATGGCTAAATTGGGAGGAGGGAGAGGTGCTAGCGTCTGTTCTCCATGTTAGGGGCGGCTGGCTCTCTCTTCTGTCCTGGCTTCGTACGGGACTTTAAACAACTGCGAAGCGTAGGCCCTCCGACGAGACAGGGGGTTGGGGGAGAGGCCTTGCAAGCCACCCCCAATACCATCGCAACGGAAGGACATCAAAATGATTCGAAACGGAATAACGGTAATCGACCCAAGCTACGAAATAGGAATAACGATTGGAAACTTGGAACATGGAACTGCAGATCCCTTACGGCACCCGGAAGTACCCGCATTCTTGCGGACGAGGTGAGGGCCCGCGGGTTTGGAATTGTAGCACTTCAAGAGGTGCGATGGAAAGGAGTTACGGAGCGCCCCTATCGCAGTTATTGCATGATCTACCAAAGTGGTGGGGAAAAGCATGAGCTCGGTACGGCGTTCCTGGTCATAGGTGAAATGCGAAAGCGAGTGATCGGATGGTGGCCGATCAATGAAAGGATGTGCAGGTTGAGGATCCGGGGGAGGTTCTTCAATTTGAGCATTATTAATGTGCATAGTCCGCACCTTGGAAGCACCGATGACGATAAGGATAACTTTTATACGCAGCTGGAGAAGGAGTACGACCGCTGTCCACAACACGACGTCAAGATTGTCATCGGGGATTTTAACGCTCAGGTCGGACGGGAGGAGGTATTTAAACCCACAATTGGAAGTTTCAGCGCCCACCAGCTGACGAACGACAACGGGCTTCGCCTTGTAAACTTCGCCTCCTCCAAGCATATGACCATTCGCAGCACCTTTTTCCAACAC
Protein-coding sequences here:
- the LOC128302754 gene encoding uncharacterized protein LOC128302754; the encoded protein is MGYSEDSKAYRLVDVLTSKITISRDVQFLQCNEQIQMQNNTNATSEDNEIPIPLFESTTDEELTADSDVDPDEVSIDSTTTDTSDQYEWEDAPVADEEMLRRSKRTTQGKLPMRYAFLAETEFQEEPKTLAEALASPDSSNWRKAMHEELGAMKRKIPGS